The Mercurialis annua linkage group LG7, ddMerAnnu1.2, whole genome shotgun sequence genome includes the window tattAATAATGACAAGATGTTTTTTATACCCACAACTTTGTgcattttgttaatattttttacaaattaatttgaatttttttgtctgACAATTTTctaaattggcacaaaaaatttgaaactttaatttgaatacatttttaattttttaaaaaaagttttaatatcataataaataattttagacAATCAaccttttattttagttttagaaAGTTATTTgcatttaaaataaagattatatgtttaaaaataagtttaaattaagatttggatatatttattttaatttataaaaatgaaagattaaaaTGTCCAAATTACTTTTATGGATATATTcgataaaatacaaaaataacaaTTACTTCAAAAAAAGTCAGCTCTGTCTTCCCCATGGGGAAGACGAAGTTGGTTCATCCTCTCCCATGGAAAACGAATTCGGCTAGATTTGTCGAACACAACCGGTTTTGAGTCAGAGGTGGGCGATTTTTGTGTCTGAAGAGGACGACGTGGTGGTCAAAGGTTGTTTGTATCGTaaacgataaaaaaaacaattaataacattacaaataaaattattattattatttgaatttgtgaaaaaaaaatgagtttctgtgttatttataacattaaaggctttttaaaatatatgttaactATAGAAgactttttgaaaaaaattctagAGAAGTGATTTCTGTTATATATATAATCGAATGAGCAAAATGCTGTATAATTCTGGAAGAGAAATATATATgctttgaaaaatatataatatggttttacaaatatttaaattacgGCTTAATCAATAAGATTTGATTCACTTTCAGCTTAACAAATAtttagtttttcaaaaatagtGACAgtctaatttattaattttataatttagacaAATATATAACCCACCTTTAATTTAAACCTATTTTCAGACAAATAATCTTTAATCGACCCACATAAttcttctaaaattaaaaaacagtcAAACAATTTGCATTAAAGTGTTGGGTTagtgtcataaaaattcaccaactttacacgttttctcattttaatcacgcaatttaaattttctcattttcatgcacgaactattgcttttttcaaattcatgtacagtgctgagatgtcacggctccattggtgtaatttgctgaggcgaaggtcattttacaccagtgaatgagtgacacctcagcaccgtacatgaatttgagaaaaaaaatggtagttcgtgcatgaaaatgaaaaatttaaactgcataattaaaatgagaaaacgtgcaAAGTTTgcgattttttttaacattcacCCTAAAGTGTTTAATTCTTAATTGTATGTAAAAGAGTTTGAAAGAATATGAACAAATGATCATTTTACCCCTCGATGTTTGcatgaaatattaaaaacgtcaaaattagcGGAAAGGTATAAAAAACTCACAAATATGGCAAACCGTTTTAAAAAGGCAGTCAGAAAGTGGATTTCATAATTTATTCtgattaatcctaattaatcctaattaaattataattaaactaaattgaaTTAGGGAATTTTACGTATTTTTTCAGTAATTAAACgaaattaatttagaaaatttttTAGACCTTTTTcaactaattataataatttaactaattaatcataatttaagTTTAACTAACTTcaattaaaacactaattaataaaTCATCAGAAAGCTTAACTACTCAgtaattaaacactaattagTATACCATCAGAAAACACTAATCAATAAACCACTCAAAAAACTAATTGTACAATTAAACACtacttaattatatataatttaattttaactaacTTCAATTTTACACTAATTGTTCTGCCGCCGCCGCCGGTTAGCGGGACAGCGGCAGCGCTTCGGGAAGCAGATTCGGCAGTTCGGCGTTTCATCGTTTTGGCTCGGTTTTTCATACAAAAACACTCAAAACgcataaaaaacacaaaaaatgcaatAATTACATACTGAGattgattttaaatgtttaacatcgaattaaaataccaaaataGCTAATTTTGTGATGAATTTAACTAAGATAATTTGAGGTAGATGAGTTTGAAAACACCCTAGCATACATTCTAAGCTCATAATTCTGGATTATTAACATATAAAACACCTAAAAACAacttaataatatgttttactCAGTTTATATAgcaattttatcaaaaacacACAATTTGACAATCATGACaattatgataaaaaataatggAATTGACTAACATGCATCCTAATTACTAGCAATTGCAATTAATATGATATAAAAGTGATAAGAATTTTaagagggtcctcagaagtatTGTTCCGAGTCCTTCACTCGTTTGCTGGTGaggtggatgcggaatccaacTTCGAGTCTGTGCAAGACGTTGTTCTTTAAGAATTGAAGCGTATTTAGTTGTTTTCTATTCTATAATCGAGTGATTtttggtgtgtgtgtgtgttgtaTTTCGGCCAAGACTAGGGTTTCCTAGGGGTGGATTCGATTTTGTTATGTGATTTTTACCTCTCTGGCTCGACCTCTAGTTAGGCTAACTAGTAGTACTATTTATAGAGGTGAGCTTGTGCTAGGATCTGTTTTGCATTAGGTTTTTGAAAGAGTGTTAAGTGATAATGTGAAAGTGTGTGAGTTGATAACCCATCTACTGTAAtgattagttaattttttttaattaaactcgTATTAATTCTTTATGCTTAAGCAAAGTGTGCCTAAAAGCTATTTTTAGTGCTCAAAAATGTTAAAAGAAGCTATTAAAATCCTATATGTTTGGGTATGATCAATTttagtccgtaaaacttgcaaattgacctattaacttttaaaatattgcaattaatccaatttctggacttagactaaaatctctttagatttttataggctattatggctaattatattttaatcctccaaatttGTAACTATGTACATATTTCGCCTGTTTAGATTACATCAAATAACtcgatagctcgtcacctggacggatttctctggaaatcattattgcacgcttcagtcccttatcactttttatctgttgtaaaataggtgtctacagtattaaatatcaatttaaaaaaataaaataaagtttgaggatgtaaatatttttataaaaaaaaattaaaaatttattttcactttCAATCTGGTGTTTGCCATGGTGGCATATGGTGGCACGCCATATCAAGGCCATGCAGGCGCTATATAAGTAAAAGCATGTGCGTTTTAAGAATTAGacatttttgaaacaaaaaccTGCATTTCAGAACAATACAGATACCTTTAAAAGATTTAGATTTTTgtgaaatttcttttaaaaatttgatcttttttcagaatttattctaaataaattctttataatataaaaacgaaGTGATCGAATTTATCGgctgatttaattaaattgttaaaaataaaaatagtaatttaaaagtttaattaattcgattgattaaatttttagcGACCAAATTAATCATTTTGCACTAAACAAACCAAAGTAACtaaccaatgagctataactcaaatggtataagcgctaggcagcaaatTGCTAGgttgtgggttcaattcctcccacaagccctccccttttcaaattataaaaaaaaaaaaaccaaagtaactaaaattttcaaattacatTTAACTaaactaaatatatttaaatccCATATCATATCTCACATAATAATCACATTGAGACAAAGGCGCAATAACTAAGTTAAGTTAAGCGTGAAGTTAGGGAGGTGTGCCACCACCCTAACTACAACACTTTCAACCAAAGCTCCACTGAACTGTACTTACCCACAAACCATAATAAACCCAATTTCACAGATGATCACATGCTAATGCTCTCCTTTTCTTAGCTTCTTATGTCACTTTTAACTAATACCCATTTGCAAATTCAccctttttttaaatatttactaatCCCTAAACCCCAATAAACCATATTCCCTCAAAAAGAATTTCTGGGTTTTTTAGAAAAAGTTTGTATCTTTTTATCTACACCTAATTGCCCAGATCTGTAGCCTTGAAGCCTCATTTTTAGaagtaatttttatttggtgCTATGAAgtgaaaaaaatcatatttttttgtgGGGGAGTGTGAATTGAAGCAAAGATGATTCAGTTGTTGTTTTTGGTGCTTTTTGCTGAGGGAATTATGGCATTGTTATTACTGGTGAAGATTGGGCCTTTAAGAGAGCTGGTGATGAAGAGTTTAGATCAGTTAAAGATGGGTAAAGGTCCTGCTACTGTTAAAACTATTGCTAGTACTATGTCTGTCATTCTTCTGTCAAGCCTTATGAGTATTATTAAGATCCAGAACAAGGGTGCCAAGCTTGGAACCATGTCACCTATGGATCAGGTTCTTTGGAGAACTCACTTGCTTGAAGCCTCACTCATGGGTATGCTCTTGTTCTTGTCTTTTGGTTCTTGGTTTTGCATAATTGTTCCATTTGTTGGTATGCTTGCTCTTTAGTTTTGGATTGTTGTTTAACTGaagtttaattgtttttgtgTGTGAAGTGTATGCCATTTTAACAAGAGAAATGCAATTTAACTTCATCATCAACTATTAATTCTCATGGTTGAGAAATATAAAATGGTTAGTTTTTTAGTTGACAAATGTTGTATGATTCGATTACTTCTTATTTTTTGCTATGTCCACGGAAATAGAAATGTTTAAATGGAAAATGTCGAAGAAGTTGTGGAGTTTCGATGTCAGTTTAGAAGCTAAAGTTTCTCAGTTTTTAAATGTAATAACATGTTAATTGGACAAGATACGATTGTATAATTGTTCTCTCCTGTTCACTAAATTTCCAGATATTGAATGGTATTGAGTGTGATATCTATATAATTGCACTTTGTTATGCATTGTAGAAAAGCAAATGCAAATCGTAATCTTTCTTGATGTACGGAGTTTAGGAATCAAATAAACGATCAAATCGagttatttgatattatatttaaCTTCAATAAAAGACTTGTTTCTTGTGCTCTCTAATTACAGTACACTGTTTTAGTCATATAGAAGTGGGAATTTAAGATGATCATTAGTTTGAAATTGATGTTGCAGGTTTCACTCTTTTTCTTGGTTTCATAATTGATCGTATGCACCACTATCTCACAAAGCTTGTCGGGTTGAGGAGTAAAATTGGATCATCAAACGACGAAGTTGAAAAGCTTCAGAAAGAGAAAACGCAgattaaagaaaaggaagagAAAGCTTCTATGGAGATAAAGCAACTGAGGGAACAAGTTTCTACTCTATCAGAAAATTTAAAGAAGCTGAAGTTGGAAAATAAAGAGAAGGA containing:
- the LOC126656426 gene encoding uncharacterized protein LOC126656426, which encodes MIQLLFLVLFAEGIMALLLLVKIGPLRELVMKSLDQLKMGKGPATVKTIASTMSVILLSSLMSIIKIQNKGAKLGTMSPMDQVLWRTHLLEASLMGFTLFLGFIIDRMHHYLTKLVGLRSKIGSSNDEVEKLQKEKTQIKEKEEKASMEIKQLREQVSTLSENLKKLKLENKEKDKQLETAESHVVSLQKQSADLLLEYDRLLEENQNLQAHCPGYKS